Proteins encoded in a region of the Sugiyamaella lignohabitans strain CBS 10342 chromosome B, complete sequence genome:
- the RPL8B gene encoding ribosomal 60S subunit protein L8B (Ribosomal 60S subunit protein L8B; required for processing of 27SA3 pre-rRNA to 27SB pre-rRNA during assembly of large ribosomal subunit; depletion leads to a turnover of pre-rRNA; L8 binds to Domain I of 25S and 5.8 S rRNAs; mutation results in decreased amounts of free 60S subunits; homologous to mammalian ribosomal protein L7A, no bacterial homolog; RPL8B has a paralog, RPL8A, that arose from the whole genome duplication; GO_component: GO:0005737 - cytoplasm [Evidence IEA,IEA]; GO_component: GO:0022625 - cytosolic large ribosomal subunit [Evidence IDA] [PMID 11983894]; GO_component: GO:0030529 - ribonucleoprotein complex [Evidence IEA,IEA]; GO_component: GO:0005840 - ribosome [Evidence IEA]; GO_function: GO:0003735 - structural constituent of ribosome [Evidence IC] [PMID 11983894]; GO_process: GO:0002181 - cytoplasmic translation [Evidence IC] [PMID 11983894]; GO_process: GO:0000470 - maturation of LSU-rRNA [Evidence IMP] [PMID 22893726]; GO_process: GO:0042254 - ribosome biogenesis [Evidence IEA]) has translation MTQPAKGKKPAPAPFSTKTASTKAAKNPLIEKRPRNFGIGQDIQPKRNLSRFVKWPEYVRLQRQKKILNLRLKVPPAIAQFQNTLDKNTAAQAFKIFNKYRPETAAEKKERLTKEAAAIAEGKKKEDVSEKPYVVKYGLNHVVSLIENKKPQLVLIANDVDPIELVVFLPALCRKMGVPYAIIKGKARLGTLVHKKTAAVVALTEVKSDDKAALSTLLSTIEANYSSKYEELRRKWGGGIMGAKAQAKIEKRRKILEAAVKV, from the coding sequence ATGACACAGCCAGCTAAAGGAAAGAAGCCTGCCCCAGCCCCATTCTCTACCAAGACTGCCTCTACCAAGGCTGCCAAGAACCCTCTCATTGAGAAGAGACCCCGTAACTTCGGTATCGGTCAAGACATTCAACCCAAGAGAAACCTTTCTCGTTTCGTCAAGTGGCCCGAGTATGTCCGTCTCCAAAGACAAAAGAAGATCTTGAACCTCCGTCTCAAGGTCCCCCCTGCTATTGCTCAATTCCAAAACACTCTTGACAAGAACactgctgctcaagcttTCAAGATCTTCAACAAGTACAGACctgagactgctgctgagaagaaggagcGTCTTACCAaggaggctgctgccattgccgagggtaagaagaaggaggATGTCTCCGAGAAGCCTTATGTTGTCAAGTACGGTTTGAACCACGTTGTTTCTCTtattgagaacaagaagcCTCAACTCGTCCTCATTGCCAACGATGTTGACCCTATTGAGTTGGTTGTTTTCCTTCCCGCTCTCTGCAGAAAGATGGGTGTTCCTTACGCTATCATCAAGGGTAAGGCCCGTCTTGGAACTCTTGTTCACAAGaagactgctgctgttgttgctttGACTGAGGTCAAGTCTGACGACAAGGCTGCTCTCTCTACTCTCCTCTCCACCATTGAGGCCAACTACTCCTCTAAGTACGAGGAACTCCGCAGAAAgtggggtggtggtatcATGGGTGCCAAGGCCCAAGCCAAGATTGAGAAGAGACGCAAGATCCTCGAGGCTGCCGTTAAGGTCTAA
- a CDS encoding uncharacterized protein (similar to Pantoea sp. aB, conserved hypothetical protein (NCBI: ZP_07377486.1)), translating to MSSSLVPDRTPGSMSQYSKINLVSYLLLCLFVISFLVFLNSTQPFVLTDILGDDVNIGDKVGSLAFADEIVSIVLCPLWGSLSDKVGTRPVSVIGLLILSTSLFFYTTGNSVYPDLLLLRMFFAVGTSACVSMIPAILAELSASYEESKFDGYRQVEDMNWGDDVSNDEENDALEAIEERNAYFDDPTVVSRDTPFFEQSEASPKSYRNAKLAGLVGVVTGIGAVLSVSLFLPLPTWLDRNSGGENDAKIALRNSYYIVSAIAFFVSILLFLGLHKDRSKSFRLWLNGGSVSIFDEAALDTMPDSLPYFQTIKMGFLAAKDRQVALSYVGGLVARSATVALTLFVPLAVNFYFYEQGICKVGDPHDALPDVKKGCHEAYVLAAILTGIANTVSLVFAPIWGLLGDYIGQHGSLMVSALVGFTGCIGFAFVEKPNSPVSFVMACFLGAGQIGAIVLSMSMCTNSRRQYNGSISGVYSLSGGLGILLITKVGGYISDIWKGAPFVILAGFYFLLCIAIIWALPKGESKGFSRLFSPPR from the coding sequence ATGTCAAGTTCGTTAGTACCGGACCGGACACCAGGGTCAATGTCGCAATATTCGAAAATTAATTTGgtttcttatttattattatgtttgtttgttatttcatttttggTCTTTCTTAATAGTACACAGCCATTTGTATTGACTGATATCCTTGGTGACGATGTTAACATTGGTGATAAAGTAGGCTCTCTGGCATTTGCTGACGAGATAGTGTCTATAGTATTATGTCCTCTATGGGGGTCCTTGAGTGATAAGGTTGGTACTAGGCCAGTGTCAGTAATTGGACTTCTAATTCTGTCTaccagtttatttttttatacCACAGGCAATTCTGTGTATCCCGACCTGTTATTACTAAGAATGTTCTTTGCGGTGGGGACCTCGGCATGTGTTTCAATGATTCCAGCAATATTAGCTGAGTTGTCAGCTAGCTACGAAGAAAGTAAATTTGACGGATATCGTCAGGTTGAGGATATGAACTGGGGTGACGACGTATCTAATgacgaagaaaatgatgcATTGGAAGCAATTGAAGAGCGGAATGCGTATTTTGATGATCCTACGGTGGTGTCTAGGGATACGCCATTTTTTGAGCAGTCTGAGGCATCTCCAAAATCCTATCGGAATGCGAAATTGGCTGGATTGGTAGGTGTTGTGACTGGAATTGGTGCTGTTTTGTCTGTATCCCTCTTCCTTCCATTACCTACCTGGCTAGATAGAAACAGTGGCGGAGAAAACGATGCCAAAATAGCATTACGAAATTCATACTACATTGTCTCAGCGATTGCCTTCTTTGTTAGCATTCTACTATTTTTGGGCTTGCACAAAGATAGGTCGAAATCCTTCCGTCTGTGGTTGAATGGGGGGTCTGTTTCGATATTtgacgaagcagcacttGATACTATGCCAGATTCGTTACCGTACTTCCAGACTATTAAAATGGGTTTCCTTGCTGCCAAAGACAGACAAGTTGCCTTATCATATGTCGGTGGACTTGTGGCTCGATCCGCAACTGTGGCACTGACATTGTTCGTGCCGCTAGCtgttaatttttatttttatgaGCAAGGAATTTGCAAAGTGGGTGATCCTCATGATGCTCTCCCCGATGTTAAAAAAGGATGTCATGAAGCCTATGTATTAGCGGCAATATTGACTGGAATAGCCAACACAGTATCCCTAGTATTTGCACCAATTTGGGGTCTATTAGGTGATTATATTGGTCAGCATGGATCTTTAATGGTGTCTGCACTTGTTGGTTTTACAGGCTGTATAGGATTTGCTTTTGTTGAAAAACCAAACTCGCCGGTCAGTTTTGTAATGGCATGTTTTCTTGGTGCGGGTCAGATTGGTGCAATTGTGTTATCAATGTCGATGTGCACAAATAGCCGCCGTCAATATAATGGTTCTATCTCTGGAGTCTACTCTTTGAGTGGAGGACTCGGTATTCTTTTGATAACGAAAGTCGGAGGTTACATATCTGATATTTGGAAAGGTGCTCCGTTCGTGATTCTGGCGGGCTTTtactttcttctttgcaTTGCTATTATATGGGCCCTACCAAAAGGTGAGTCAAAAGGGTTTTCAAGGTTGTTTTCTCCGCCGAGATAG
- the RPL2A gene encoding ribosomal 60S subunit protein L2A (Ribosomal 60S subunit protein L2A; homologous to mammalian ribosomal protein L2 and bacterial L2; RPL2A has a paralog, RPL2B, that arose from the whole genome duplication; GO_component: GO:0005737 - cytoplasm [Evidence IEA,IEA]; GO_component: GO:0022625 - cytosolic large ribosomal subunit [Evidence IDA] [PMID 18782943]; GO_component: GO:0005622 - intracellular [Evidence IEA]; GO_component: GO:0030687 - preribosome, large subunit precursor [Evidence IDA] [PMID 23212245]; GO_component: GO:0030529 - ribonucleoprotein complex [Evidence IEA]; GO_component: GO:0005840 - ribosome [Evidence IEA,IEA]; GO_function: GO:0003723 - RNA binding [Evidence IEA]; GO_function: GO:0019843 - rRNA binding [Evidence IEA]; GO_function: GO:0003735 - structural constituent of ribosome [Evidence IEA]; GO_function: GO:0003735 - structural constituent of ribosome [Evidence IDA] [PMID 18782943]; GO_process: GO:0002181 - cytoplasmic translation [Evidence IDA] [PMID 18782943]; GO_process: GO:0006412 - translation [Evidence IEA]), translating to MGRVIRNQRKGAGSIFTSHTRLRKGAAKLRTLDFAERHGYIRGVVKKILHDPGRGAPLATVAFRDPYKYKVREETFIANEGVYTGQFIYAGKKASLNVGNVLPLGSVPEGTILSNVEEKVGDRGALGRTSGNYVIVIGHNPEEGKTRLKLPSGAKKIVSSQARGVVGVVAGGGRIDKPLLKAGNAFHKFKVKRNSWPKTRGVAMNPVDHPHGGGNHQHIGKASTISRGAVAGQKAGLIAARRTGLLRGTQKTKD from the coding sequence ATGGGTCGTGTTATTCGTAATCAAAGAAAGGGTGCTGGTTCCATCTTCACCTCGCACACTCGTCTTAGAAAGGGTGCTGCCAAGCTCAGAACTCTCGACTTCGCTGAGCGTCACGGATATATCCGTGGTGTCGTCAAGAAAATCCTCCACGACCCTGGTAGAGGTGCTCCTCTTGCTACTGTCGCTTTCCGTGACCCTTACAAGTACAAAGTCAGAGAGGAGACCTTCATTGCCAACGAAGGTGTCTACACTGGTCAATTTATCTATGCCGGTAAGAAGGCTTCTTTGAACGTCGGTAACGTTTTGCCTCTTGGTTCCGTCCCTGAGGGTACCATCCTTTCCAACGTTGAGGAGAAGGTTGGTGACAGAGGTGCTCTTGGTAGAACCTCTGGTAACTATGTCATTGTCATTGGTCACAACCCTGAGGAAGGTAAGACTCGTTTGAAGTTGCCTTCTGGTGCCAAGAAGattgtttcttctcaagcCCgtggtgttgttggtgttgttgctggtggtggccGTATCGATAAGCCTTTGCTTAAGGCCGGTAACGCTTTCCACAAATTCAAGGTTAAGAGAAACTCTTGGCCCAAGACTCGTGGTGTTGCCATGAACCCCGTAGATCACCCTCACGGTGGTGGTAACCATCAACACATTGGTAAGGCTTCTACCATTTCCAGAGGTGCTGTTGCCGGTCAAAAGGCTGGTCTCATTGCTGCCAGAAGAACTGGTTTGCTCCGTGGTACCCAAAAGACCAAGGATTAA
- the SMC2 gene encoding condensin subunit SMC2 (Subunit of the condensin complex; condensin reorganizes chromosomes during both mitosis and meiosis; essential SMC chromosomal ATPase family member that forms a subcomplex with Smc2p that has ATP-hydrolyzing and DNA-binding activity, but other condensin subunits are required for chromatin binding; required for clustering of tRNA genes at the nucleolus; GO_component: GO:0005694 - chromosome [Evidence IEA,IEA,IEA]; GO_component: GO:0000796 - condensin complex [Evidence IEA]; GO_component: GO:0005737 - cytoplasm [Evidence IEA,IEA]; GO_component: GO:0005739 - mitochondrion [Evidence IDA] [PMID 14576278]; GO_component: GO:0005739 - mitochondrion [Evidence IDA] [PMID 16823961]; GO_component: GO:0000799 - nuclear condensin complex [Evidence IDA] [PMID 10811823]; GO_component: GO:0005634 - nucleus [Evidence IEA,IEA]; GO_function: GO:0003680 - AT DNA binding [Evidence IDA] [PMID 9727028]; GO_function: GO:0005524 - ATP binding [Evidence IEA,IEA]; GO_function: GO:0005524 - ATP binding [Evidence IDA] [PMID 9727028]; GO_function: GO:0016887 - ATPase activity [Evidence IDA] [PMID 12719426]; GO_function: GO:0000217 - DNA secondary structure binding [Evidence IDA] [PMID 9727028]; GO_function: GO:0003682 - chromatin binding [Evidence IDA] [PMID 16055730]; GO_function: GO:0003690 - double-stranded DNA binding [Evidence IDA] [PMID 9727028]; GO_function: GO:0000166 - nucleotide binding [Evidence IEA]; GO_process: GO:0006310 - DNA recombination [Evidence IEA]; GO_process: GO:0006281 - DNA repair [Evidence IEA]; GO_process: GO:0007049 - cell cycle [Evidence IEA]; GO_process: GO:0051301 - cell division [Evidence IEA]; GO_process: GO:0030261 - chromosome condensation [Evidence IEA]; GO_process: GO:0051276 - chromosome organization [Evidence IEA]; GO_process: GO:0010032 - meiotic chromosome condensation [Evidence IC] [PMID 10811823]; GO_process: GO:0051307 - meiotic chromosome separation [Evidence IC] [PMID 10811823]; GO_process: GO:0007076 - mitotic chromosome condensation [Evidence IEA]; GO_process: GO:0007076 - mitotic chromosome condensation [Evidence IMP] [PMID 10811823]; GO_process: GO:0007067 - mitotic nuclear division [Evidence IEA]; GO_process: GO:0000070 - mitotic sister chromatid segregation [Evidence IMP] [PMID 10811823]; GO_process: GO:0070550 - rDNA condensation [Evidence IMP] [PMID 10811823]; GO_process: GO:0007130 - synaptonemal complex assembly [Evidence IC] [PMID 10811823]; GO_process: GO:0070058 - tRNA gene clustering [Evidence IMP] [PMID 18708579]) produces MKVEEIIIDGFKSYATRTVISGWDASFNCITGLNGSGKSNILDAICFVLGITTMTTVRAQNLQDLIYKRGQAGVTRASVTILFDNSDKSNSPLGFEDQAQFSVTRQIVLGGTSKFLINGHRAQQQSVQQLFQSVQLNINNPNFLIMQGQITKVLNMKPAEILALIEEAAGTRMFEDRREKAIKTMTKKEKKVEEILNLLHDEIEPKLENLRNEKRTFIEYQQTLSSLERIEKMVVAHDYLKGSEKLLAHSQALEERKELLGNISASVDKLNSEIQNLEEELKRLRKTKEDQISKGGKFQALEKQYKGACQEVARIRTLLELKDSTLKEENEKRDELKSTLAEHESRLKKQSSQYSTIEKEYETVKAKHVRDNEEISRNEELLQSLQTGVSSKAGQETGYASQLQEVRTIVNNAKTTAAQAKVKQEHVEKLIKEDSAKVTKAQKQNQEMLNTLAGAEEYYNSLKSKLSQAGWDPETIKTLKTKEYELGEQIRSLDDEIESMRRKTSNIDFHYSKPSPTFRASSVRGLVAQLFSLDKSKYPQATAIEVCAGGRLFNVVVDNDVTAAQLLQNGKLKRRVTIIPLNKISSSRLSEERLSNAKKLAPGKVDLALNIVGYEADVFAAMEYVFGSTLICKDTATAQLVTFDPKVRAKSVTLDGDIYDPMGTLSGGSKSNSSGLLISLQQYNELSRLLKEKNEDLANVKEEIARENKLMAQFKDIKKELDLKEHEITLYKQQLESSPSALVLAKHEERVKELEELSLQISDANKQFEEGGIELSRIEKDMNEFKQNKGSKLGQLKAKVEKLRASYTQSEQVVKQKLEVFQTAQVEIEQLTDDVSTMKEQLEDKTNSIQDLAASIESINAQLKRAAQTESTYLQQLEAEKSALTGMDDELNTMEEIRDKKRKLVTEQGLESQKLRHEIENLSKEHESLQHAISGLDQKYEWIQDQKQHFGKIGTPYDFSHANVDQSRKQLRQLQERINGMKKTVNSKVMNMIESVEKKEESLKSMIQTIEKDKKKIEDTIVSLDNYKREALIKTWEKVSV; encoded by the coding sequence ATGAAGGTTGAAGAAATTATCATTGATGGCTTCAAGTCATATGCCACCCGTACGGTAATTTCGGGTTGGGATGCATCCTTCAATTGTATCACTGGTTTAAATGGTTCAGGTAAATCTAATATACTGGATGCCATCTGCTTTGTCCTTGGTATTACCACCATGACAACAGTGAGAGCTCAGAATCTACAGGACTTGATCTACAAACGTGGTCAAGCTGGTGTGACCAGAGCAAGTGTGACTATTCTATTTGACAACTCAGATAAATCGAACTCACCTCTTGGCTTTGAAGATCAGGCCCAGTTCAGTGTTACGCGACAGATTGTATTAGGAGGAACCAGCAAGTTTTTGATCAATGGTCATAgagctcaacaacaaagtGTTCAACAATTGTTTCAATCAGTTCAGCTTAATATCAACAACCCAAATTTCTTGATCATGCAAGGTCAGATTACCAAGGTCCTCAACATGAAACCCGCCGAGATTTTAGCACttattgaagaagctgctggtactAGGATGTTCGAAGATAGGCGTGAAAAGGCTATAAAGACAATgacaaagaaagagaaaaaggtCGAGGAAATCTTAAATTTGCTACATGACGAAATCGAGCCAAAACTTGAAAACCTTCGAAACGAGAAGAGAACATTTATTGAATACCAACAGACGCTTTCCAGTCTCGAGAGAATTGAGAAAATGGTGGTTGCACATGATTATTTAAAGGGATCAGAAAAACTACTTGCTCACAGTCAGGCTTTAGAGGAGAGAAAAGAGCTTTTGGGAAACATCTCGGCTTCAGTCGATAAACTCAATTCCGAAATTCAAAACCTCGAAGAGGAACTCAAAAGGCTCAGAAAGACGAAAGAGGATCAAATCTCTAAAGGTGGAAAGTTTCAAGCTTTAGAAAAGCAATATAAGGGAGCTTGCCAAGAGGTTGCTCGAATTAGAACTCTCCTTGAGCTTAAAGATTCTactttgaaagaagaaaacgagAAAAGGGACGAACTGAAGAGTACACTTGCTGAGCACGAATCAAGATTGAAAAAGCAATCTTCTCAATACTCTACCATTGAGAAAGAGTACGAGACTGTTAAAGCCAAACATGTGAGGGACAATGAAGAGATTTCTCGAAACGAGGAACTTCTGCAATCACTTCAAACCGGTGTATCATCTAAAGCAGGCCAAGAGACAGGTTATGCCAGTCAGCTGCAAGAGGTTCGTACGATTGTTAACAACGCCAAGACTACAGCTGCTCAAGCTAAAGTTAAACAAGAGCATGTGGAGAAGTTGATCAAGGAAGATTCTGCTAAAGTTACTAAAGCTCAGAagcaaaatcaagaaatgCTAAACACtcttgctggtgctgaggAATATTACAACTCGTTGAAAAGTAAGCTTTCCCAGGCTGGCTGGGACCCCGAAACTATTAAGACCCTGAAGACTAAGGAATATGAACTTGGCGAACAAATCCGATCATTGGATGATGAGATTGAGTCAATGAGACGCAAAACCTCAAACATTGATTTCCACTATTCGAAACCATCCCCTACATTCCGTGCCTCTAGTGTTCGTGGGTTAGTTGCTCAATTGTTTTCGCTtgacaaatcaaaataccCTCAAGCAACAGCTATTGAAGTTTGTGCAGGTGGAAGACTTTTTAATGTGGTTGTTGATAATGACGTGACTGCAGCCCAACTCCTGCAAAATGGTAAATTAAAGAGACGGGTTACCATCATTCCACTGAATAAAATATCCTCCTCTAGATTATCGGAAGAGAGACTTTCCAATGCCAAGAAGCTTGCTCCTGGTAAAGTGGATCTAGCCCTGAATATCGTTGGCTATGAAGCTGATGTTTTTGCTGCTATGGAATACGTTTTTGGTTCGACTTTAATCTGCAAGGATACTGCAACAGCCCAATTAGTTACTTTTGATCCGAAGGTAAGGGCCAAGTCCGTCACCTTGGATGGTGATATATATGATCCAATGGGCACACTATCAGGTGgaagcaagagcaattCTAGTGGCCTGTTGATCTCTCTTCAGCAGTATAATGAGCTGTCTCGGCTGttgaaagagaagaatgaAGATTTGGCGAATGTCAAGGAGGAGATTGCAAGGGAAAACAAACTCATGGCTCAATTCaaagatatcaaaaaagaGTTGGATTTGAAAGAACACGAGATTACTCTATATAAGCAACAACTTGAATCTAGTCCCAGTGCATTGGTTTTGGCGAAGCATGAGGAAAGGGTCAAAGAATTAGAGGAACTGAGTCTACAAATCAGTGATGCCAATAAGCAGTTTGAGGAAGGTGGTATTGAGCTAAGTCGAATTGAGAAGGATATGAATGAATTCAAGCAAAACAAAGGTTCTAAGCTCGGTCAACTGAAGGCAAAGGTCGAGAAGCTTCGAGCCTCATATACCCAGAGTGAACAGGTGGTCAAGCAGAAACTTGAGGTATTTCAGACAGCACAGGTTGAAATAGAGCAGCTGACAGACGATGTGTCGACAATGAAAGAACAGCTAGAGGACAAGACGAATTCAATCCAAGATCTAGCTGCCTCTATCGAGTCTATCAACGCTCAACTAAAACGGGCTGCACAAACAGAATCAACatatcttcaacaacttgAAGCTGAAAAGAGCGCGTTAACAGGCATGGATGATGAGCTCAATACAATGGAGGAAATTCGCGATAAAAAGCGCAAACTGGTTACAGAACAAGGACTTGAATCACAGAAACTGCGCCATGAGATTGAAAACCTCTCTAAAGAGCACGAGTCACTTCAACATGCAATCAGTGGATTGGATCAGAAGTATGAATGGATTCAGGATCAAAAGCAGCATTTTGGTAAGATTGGCACACCTTATGATTTCTCGCATGCAAATGTGGACCAGAGTCGCAAGCAGCTGCGACAGCTTCAGGAAAGAATCAACGGCATGAAAAAGACTGTCAATTCAAAGGTCATGAATATGATTGAAAGTGTTGAGAAAAAGGAAGAGTCTCTCAAGTCAATGATTCagacaattgaaaaagataaaaagaagatcgAAGATACCATTGTTTCACTTGACAACTACAAGAGAGAAGCTCTGATAAAGACATGGGAAAAAGTCTCAGTGTAA